From Dietzia sp. ANT_WB102, a single genomic window includes:
- the hrpA gene encoding ATP-dependent RNA helicase HrpA: MPSSSTSSPDLRRARHELLTRLDDVGILDAHRLRSRIRRARADHIDDLGRRIDEAAERVRRRSESIPTPEYPENLPVSVRKDEIAEAIRDSQVVVIAGETGSGKTTQIPKICLELGRGVKGMIGHTQPRRLAARSVADRIADELGVEIGGPVGSAVRFDDRTSPETAVKLMTDGVLLAEIRRDRLLRAYDTIIIDEAHERSLNIDFLLGYLKQILPRRPDLKLIITSATIDPERFARHFAGPDGRPAPVIEVSGRTYPVEIRYRPLQVEHAGRVVDLDPLDALADAVAELLREDTGDVLVFLSGEREIRDAEEVLRGRKFRNTEIFPLYARLTAAEQQRAFRAHSTRRVVLSTNIAETSVTVPGIRYVVDTGLARISRYSTRTKVQRLPIEPVSQASAAQRAGRCGRVADGICIRLYSEEDFDSRPEFTDPEILRTNLASVILSMADLDLGPVDDFPFVESPDRKAVRDGIALLSELGAISVDDGERPRLTEVGRDMAALPLDPRLARMVVEGHRNGSLADVLVVVAALTVQDVRERPADERDKADLMHRRFSDKTSDFLGYLNLWRYITEQRRELSGSAFRKMCKAEYLHWLRIREWQDLNSQLRNMCRERGWHPTSGHAGEDDLHKAILSGLLTNVGMRDEETREFRGTRGIRFQVFPGSDLAKKPPRWVMASELVETSRLWARDVARIDPGWIEHIGSHLIRTHYSEPHWSDAQGTAMAYEKVMLLGLTVVEARRILLSRVDAPLAREMLVRHGIVERRLPTRVPVIRENAEAVEQARELETRSRRRDLVIDDDALVDFYLERLPEDITSGRHLESWWKKHGHRDPDAIRLTAEDIRTSEAAPDATDFPPFWRQGNLSFELRYAFDPGVAADGITVRIPLPQLSSVTTAGFEWLVPGLREELYTEMLRTLPKYLRRLCSPPAEFARLLADDVSPRSAPLSVALARALSARIGTTVDPREFDQAQLPDHLRIRFEVVDGEEVVASGTDLALLRTQMVDKVRATLSARLVPDDGPYREWTADTIGDLEPSVTGVVDGVEVTVYPALRVGAEGIHVVACATEKERRSAQASAVLTLISSGLVSASSILRGRQVQQRLALTQYPYGGMEALVSDASLAACGRIIARRRGEPVLTVAEFVELKATARSEVPGAVAAAISSAVPALVAAQSVMRGLSESPADIADAILPSLDFLVGRGFLVRHPVEVLPHLERHVQAVGIRLELAEKSPARHTELTAKLNRSEAVVEEACGALRKRPGGARVIRDLRWLLAEYRVGLFAQSLGTARPVSAERIDKAVASALAPRSSR; this comes from the coding sequence ATGCCGTCGTCCTCCACTTCCTCCCCCGACCTTCGCCGAGCCCGCCACGAATTGCTCACCCGACTCGACGACGTCGGCATCCTCGACGCGCACCGACTCCGGTCGCGGATACGCCGTGCCCGCGCCGACCACATCGACGACCTCGGACGTCGGATCGACGAGGCCGCCGAGCGCGTACGGCGCCGATCGGAGTCCATCCCCACCCCCGAATATCCCGAGAACCTCCCGGTCAGTGTCCGCAAGGACGAGATCGCTGAGGCGATCCGGGACAGCCAGGTGGTGGTGATCGCCGGCGAGACCGGCTCGGGAAAGACCACTCAAATCCCCAAGATCTGCCTGGAACTCGGTCGCGGGGTGAAGGGCATGATCGGTCACACCCAGCCCAGGCGGTTGGCCGCCCGTTCCGTCGCAGACCGCATCGCCGACGAACTCGGCGTGGAGATCGGCGGCCCGGTCGGTTCTGCCGTCCGCTTCGATGACCGCACGAGCCCCGAGACGGCGGTCAAGCTCATGACGGACGGAGTATTGCTCGCCGAGATCCGGCGCGACCGGCTGCTGCGAGCCTACGACACGATCATCATCGACGAAGCTCACGAACGCAGTCTCAACATCGACTTCCTGCTTGGCTACCTCAAGCAGATATTGCCCCGTCGTCCGGACCTCAAACTCATCATCACTTCGGCCACCATCGACCCGGAGCGTTTCGCGCGGCACTTCGCTGGCCCGGACGGGCGGCCCGCTCCGGTGATCGAGGTCTCAGGGCGCACCTACCCGGTGGAGATTCGGTATCGGCCGCTGCAGGTGGAACACGCCGGCAGGGTGGTCGACCTCGATCCGCTCGACGCGTTGGCCGACGCGGTGGCGGAACTCCTGCGTGAGGATACCGGCGATGTGTTGGTGTTCCTGTCCGGGGAGCGTGAGATCCGCGACGCCGAGGAGGTGCTGCGGGGGCGGAAATTCCGCAACACCGAAATCTTTCCGCTGTACGCCCGCCTCACCGCCGCCGAACAGCAGCGGGCGTTTCGCGCCCACTCCACGCGGCGGGTGGTGCTGTCGACCAATATCGCCGAAACCTCTGTGACCGTCCCCGGCATCCGCTACGTAGTGGACACCGGGTTGGCACGGATATCCCGCTACTCCACCCGGACCAAGGTCCAGCGCCTACCCATCGAGCCTGTGTCGCAGGCCTCTGCAGCGCAGCGAGCAGGGCGCTGCGGCCGTGTCGCCGACGGGATCTGTATCCGCCTCTACTCGGAGGAGGACTTCGACTCACGGCCGGAGTTCACCGATCCGGAGATCCTGCGAACGAACCTCGCGTCGGTGATCCTGTCCATGGCGGATCTGGACTTGGGGCCTGTCGACGACTTCCCGTTCGTGGAATCGCCGGACCGGAAGGCGGTCCGGGACGGGATTGCCCTGCTCTCCGAGCTCGGGGCGATAAGTGTCGATGACGGCGAGCGTCCGCGCCTGACCGAGGTGGGACGGGACATGGCTGCGCTACCTCTCGATCCGCGACTGGCCCGGATGGTGGTCGAGGGGCATCGGAACGGTTCGCTGGCCGACGTGTTGGTGGTGGTCGCGGCCCTGACCGTGCAGGATGTCCGGGAACGTCCCGCCGACGAGCGGGACAAGGCCGATCTGATGCACCGCCGGTTCTCGGACAAGACCTCCGACTTCCTCGGCTACCTCAACCTGTGGAGGTATATCACCGAGCAGCGCCGCGAGCTGTCCGGCAGCGCCTTCCGGAAGATGTGCAAGGCCGAGTACCTGCACTGGCTCCGCATCCGCGAGTGGCAGGACCTCAACTCGCAGCTCCGGAACATGTGTCGGGAGCGCGGGTGGCATCCCACCTCCGGACACGCAGGTGAGGATGACCTGCACAAAGCGATCCTCAGCGGACTGCTCACCAATGTCGGTATGCGCGACGAAGAAACCCGCGAGTTCCGGGGAACCCGAGGCATCCGGTTCCAGGTATTCCCCGGGTCGGACCTGGCCAAGAAGCCGCCGCGCTGGGTCATGGCATCGGAGCTCGTCGAGACGTCCCGATTGTGGGCCCGCGACGTCGCCAGGATCGATCCGGGATGGATCGAGCACATCGGGAGCCATCTCATCCGCACCCACTATTCCGAACCACACTGGTCGGACGCCCAGGGCACGGCGATGGCCTACGAGAAAGTGATGCTGCTGGGATTGACGGTCGTGGAAGCTCGGCGGATCCTGCTCTCCCGGGTCGACGCACCCCTCGCTCGCGAGATGCTCGTCCGCCACGGGATCGTGGAGAGACGCCTGCCCACTCGTGTCCCGGTGATTCGCGAGAACGCCGAGGCGGTGGAGCAGGCCCGTGAGCTGGAGACGCGGAGCCGCCGCCGCGACCTGGTGATCGACGACGACGCCCTGGTGGACTTCTATCTCGAGCGGCTTCCGGAGGACATCACCTCCGGGCGGCACCTGGAGTCCTGGTGGAAGAAGCATGGCCACCGAGATCCGGACGCGATCCGCCTGACAGCCGAGGATATCCGCACCTCAGAGGCGGCGCCGGACGCCACTGACTTCCCCCCGTTCTGGCGCCAGGGAAACTTGAGTTTCGAACTGCGCTACGCGTTCGACCCGGGCGTCGCCGCAGATGGGATCACGGTGCGCATCCCACTTCCGCAGCTCTCTTCGGTCACGACCGCCGGATTCGAATGGCTGGTGCCCGGGTTGCGGGAAGAGCTCTACACGGAGATGCTGCGCACCCTCCCGAAGTATCTGCGTCGTCTGTGTTCTCCGCCCGCGGAGTTCGCGCGGCTCTTGGCGGACGACGTCTCGCCCCGGTCCGCTCCGTTGTCAGTGGCGCTCGCACGGGCACTGTCTGCTCGGATCGGCACGACGGTCGATCCGCGCGAGTTCGATCAGGCCCAGTTGCCCGATCACCTCCGGATACGTTTCGAAGTGGTTGACGGCGAGGAGGTCGTAGCGTCTGGGACTGATCTCGCACTGCTGAGAACCCAAATGGTCGACAAGGTCCGTGCCACCCTCAGTGCTCGTCTCGTTCCGGACGATGGGCCTTACCGTGAGTGGACCGCCGACACCATAGGTGATCTCGAACCGTCCGTCACGGGCGTGGTTGACGGCGTTGAAGTCACTGTCTATCCGGCCCTGCGTGTCGGCGCGGAGGGCATCCACGTGGTGGCGTGTGCGACGGAGAAGGAGCGCCGATCCGCGCAGGCATCCGCGGTTCTCACCCTGATCTCGTCCGGACTCGTCTCAGCGTCGTCGATATTACGTGGTCGCCAGGTACAGCAGCGGCTCGCACTGACGCAGTACCCGTATGGCGGGATGGAGGCGCTGGTCTCCGACGCTTCGCTCGCGGCGTGCGGCCGGATCATTGCCCGCCGCAGGGGCGAGCCGGTTCTGACTGTCGCGGAGTTCGTCGAGTTGAAGGCCACCGCGAGGAGCGAGGTGCCCGGTGCAGTCGCCGCCGCGATCTCGTCCGCGGTGCCCGCGCTGGTTGCTGCGCAGTCGGTCATGCGCGGTCTGTCCGAGTCACCGGCCGACATCGCCGACGCGATACTCCCTTCTCTGGACTTCCTGGTAGGTCGGGGTTTCCTCGTCCGCCATCCGGTCGAGGTGCTTCCTCACCTGGAGCGACATGTGCAAGCCGTCGGCATCCGGCTGGAGCTCGCAGAGAAGTCTCCCGCACGCCACACGGAGCTCACTGCGAAGCTGAACCGATCCGAGGCAGTGGTGGAGGAGGCATGCGGGGCGTTGCGCAAGCGGCCGGGCGGAGCCCGGGTGATACGGGACCTGCGCTGGCTTCTCGCCGAATATCGGGTGGGCCTGTTCGCGCAATCACTCGGCACAGCCCGCCCGGTGTCAGCCGAACGGATCGATAAGGCGGTGGCGTCGGCGCTCGCGCCGCGGTCGTCCCGGTGA
- a CDS encoding TrkA family potassium uptake protein: MSVVVAGAGVVGRSIARELVTSGHDVTLVDKRSTVFSADPVDGADLQVGDACELSVLERLRLQEADVVVAATGDDKANLVVSLLAKTEFAVSRVVARVNDPRNEWLFDERWGVDVAVSTPRLIVSVVEEAVSVGDVVRLMSLRRGGANLVSVTLPEQTPLAGRSVSRVRFPRDAALVAIVRGGRVIVPEPDVPFEPGDELLVVAQEEVEAALSDVVLGG; this comes from the coding sequence ATGAGCGTGGTGGTGGCCGGAGCCGGGGTGGTCGGGAGGTCGATCGCCCGCGAACTCGTGACGAGTGGCCATGACGTGACGCTGGTCGACAAGAGGTCCACGGTGTTCTCGGCCGACCCGGTCGACGGGGCGGACCTACAGGTGGGTGACGCCTGCGAACTCAGCGTCCTCGAACGACTGCGCCTCCAGGAGGCGGACGTAGTGGTGGCAGCTACCGGTGACGACAAGGCCAATCTGGTGGTGAGCCTGCTGGCCAAGACGGAGTTCGCCGTGTCCCGCGTGGTGGCCCGCGTCAACGATCCGCGAAACGAGTGGCTCTTCGATGAGCGCTGGGGCGTGGACGTGGCCGTGTCAACGCCCCGACTGATCGTCTCGGTCGTCGAGGAGGCGGTCTCCGTGGGAGACGTCGTGCGTCTGATGTCCCTGCGCCGTGGGGGCGCGAACCTGGTGAGTGTGACGTTGCCGGAGCAAACCCCGCTGGCTGGCCGTTCCGTGTCGCGCGTACGGTTTCCCCGCGATGCCGCTCTCGTGGCGATCGTGCGCGGCGGTCGGGTCATCGTCCCAGAACCTGACGTCCCGTTCGAACCCGGCGACGAACTGCTGGTGGTGGCACAGGAAGAGGTGGAAGCCGCTCTCAGCGACGTGGTTCTGGGCGGGTGA
- a CDS encoding TrkA family potassium uptake protein: MRVVVMGCGRVGAALAVELDTAGHDVAVIDRESAAFARLSQEFSGRMITGQGFDRTVLAEAGLEGADAFAAVSSGDNSNIIAARVARESFGVERVIARIYDAGRAEVYERLGISTVATVPWATSRLVRYITAGSSPVEWRDQTDSVSLVALNPPTDWVGVTVDRLAAAVGGRVAAVTRFGECRLPDGQMLVQADDVLHVAVPSQSVRDLDGLLKEGSPDA, translated from the coding sequence ATGAGGGTCGTCGTCATGGGCTGTGGCCGCGTCGGGGCCGCGCTGGCTGTCGAACTCGACACCGCCGGCCACGACGTGGCGGTGATCGATCGAGAGTCGGCCGCGTTCGCCCGGTTGTCACAGGAGTTCTCAGGCCGGATGATCACCGGACAGGGCTTTGACCGAACGGTGCTCGCCGAGGCCGGACTCGAGGGGGCCGACGCGTTCGCTGCCGTGTCCTCCGGGGACAATTCCAACATCATCGCCGCGCGCGTGGCTCGGGAATCCTTCGGCGTCGAGCGGGTGATAGCCCGCATCTACGACGCCGGCCGTGCTGAGGTCTACGAGAGACTGGGGATCTCGACCGTCGCGACAGTCCCCTGGGCCACCAGTCGACTGGTCCGCTACATCACGGCCGGGTCAAGCCCCGTCGAGTGGCGCGACCAGACGGACTCCGTATCGCTCGTCGCTCTCAACCCGCCCACTGACTGGGTCGGGGTCACGGTCGACCGGCTCGCCGCCGCCGTCGGAGGACGTGTCGCGGCCGTCACCCGTTTCGGCGAGTGCCGACTGCCCGACGGCCAGATGCTCGTCCAGGCTGACGATGTACTCCACGTCGCCGTGCCATCGCAGTCGGTCCGGGACCTGGACGGCCTGCTGAAGGAAGGATCCCCCGATGCCTGA
- a CDS encoding APC family permease, whose amino-acid sequence MSVSRISKVSVGAKRLLVGRPFRSDTVSATSLSKRIALPVFASDALSSVAYAPQEIFLVLSIAGMSALAFTPWVGLAVAAVMVVVIACYRQNVYAYPSGGGDYEVATVNLGPGAGLAVGAALLIDYVLTVAVSISAAAANIGSAIPFVQSHEVTFAVVAIALLAAVNLRGVRESRAMFAIPVYAFLASMTALIVWGLLQVEVLGRDLRAESAGFELAPAGGSEVVGLALAFVVAKSFASGCAALTGVEAIHNGVPAFRKPRARNAAVTLTVLGVLAVSFLLGLIALAGRLGVRIAEQPAIQLIGAPEGYWQKTMIAQLAEPVFEGLPPAFYVVMAVTALILVLAANTAFNGFPMLASVLARDKYLPRQLATRGDRLAFSNGIVLLAIAAVALVVAFDAQVTVLIQLYIVGVFVAFTLGQLGMVRHWTRRLEHEHTPAVRRRIHRSRAINSVGFILTAGVLVIVMATKFLSGAYIAVLAMSGVFVVMRLIHRHYISVARELDDSSWEVVLPSRTRCVVLVSKLHLPTLRALAYARAARPDSIEALTVNIDTAETRALVREWERRGISVPLKVVESPYREINRPVVDYVKRLRDQAPRDVVTVYIPEYVVGHWWEQLLHNQSALRLKTRLLYERGVMVTSVPWQLSSSDGRAEQARDEPIVGRWGGPEER is encoded by the coding sequence ATGTCGGTGTCCAGGATCTCGAAGGTCTCAGTGGGAGCAAAGCGTCTGCTCGTGGGACGTCCCTTCCGAAGCGACACCGTCAGTGCCACGAGCCTGAGCAAGCGGATCGCGCTGCCGGTGTTCGCCTCCGACGCGCTGTCCTCTGTGGCCTACGCTCCGCAGGAGATCTTCCTCGTTCTCTCGATCGCCGGGATGTCGGCCCTCGCGTTTACCCCGTGGGTGGGACTGGCGGTGGCGGCGGTCATGGTCGTCGTCATCGCTTGCTACCGGCAGAACGTCTACGCCTACCCGTCGGGCGGCGGCGACTACGAGGTCGCCACCGTCAACCTGGGCCCCGGCGCAGGATTAGCGGTCGGTGCGGCACTTCTCATCGACTACGTCCTCACTGTCGCGGTGTCGATATCGGCCGCCGCCGCGAACATCGGCTCCGCCATCCCTTTCGTGCAGTCCCACGAGGTGACGTTCGCCGTCGTGGCGATCGCCCTGCTGGCGGCGGTCAACCTGCGCGGAGTGCGCGAATCCCGCGCAATGTTCGCCATTCCCGTCTATGCATTCCTCGCGTCCATGACGGCACTCATCGTCTGGGGCCTGCTCCAGGTCGAGGTCCTGGGCCGCGACCTCCGGGCGGAATCCGCCGGCTTTGAGCTGGCCCCCGCGGGCGGGAGTGAAGTGGTCGGTCTCGCGCTGGCGTTCGTCGTGGCCAAATCCTTCGCCTCAGGGTGCGCCGCCCTGACTGGGGTCGAGGCCATCCACAACGGAGTCCCCGCCTTCCGCAAGCCTCGGGCCCGCAACGCCGCCGTGACGCTCACGGTGCTCGGGGTTCTCGCGGTGTCGTTCCTCCTCGGGCTCATCGCCCTCGCCGGTCGGCTCGGGGTACGGATCGCGGAACAGCCCGCAATCCAGCTGATCGGGGCTCCCGAGGGGTACTGGCAAAAGACGATGATCGCCCAGTTGGCCGAGCCTGTCTTTGAGGGGCTGCCCCCCGCTTTCTACGTGGTCATGGCGGTCACCGCGCTGATTCTGGTGCTCGCCGCCAACACGGCGTTCAACGGCTTCCCGATGCTGGCCTCGGTCCTCGCGCGGGACAAGTACCTGCCACGGCAGCTCGCCACCCGCGGCGACAGGCTCGCGTTCTCCAACGGGATTGTCCTGCTCGCAATCGCGGCAGTCGCGTTGGTCGTCGCCTTCGACGCTCAGGTGACTGTGCTCATCCAGCTGTACATCGTGGGTGTCTTCGTCGCCTTCACCCTCGGCCAGCTCGGAATGGTCCGGCACTGGACGCGGCGCTTGGAACATGAACACACACCGGCCGTACGTCGGCGGATTCACAGGTCACGGGCGATCAACTCCGTCGGGTTCATCCTCACCGCCGGTGTTCTGGTCATCGTCATGGCGACCAAGTTCCTCTCCGGCGCCTACATAGCGGTGCTGGCGATGTCCGGGGTGTTCGTGGTGATGCGGCTCATTCACCGGCATTACATCTCGGTTGCGCGCGAGCTCGACGACTCCTCGTGGGAGGTCGTCCTGCCCAGCCGCACTCGATGTGTTGTCCTGGTGTCCAAGCTGCATCTGCCCACACTCCGTGCACTGGCGTACGCCCGGGCTGCCCGGCCCGATTCCATCGAGGCCCTGACGGTGAACATCGACACCGCCGAGACCAGGGCCCTGGTACGGGAGTGGGAACGTCGCGGAATCTCGGTCCCGCTCAAGGTCGTGGAGTCCCCTTACCGTGAGATCAACCGCCCCGTGGTGGACTACGTCAAGCGATTGCGAGATCAGGCGCCTCGGGACGTGGTGACCGTATACATCCCCGAGTACGTGGTGGGCCACTGGTGGGAACAGTTGCTGCACAACCAGAGCGCACTTCGGCTCAAGACCCGCTTGCTCTACGAGAGAGGTGTCATGGTGACCAGCGTCCCGTGGCAATTGTCGTCCTCGGACGGCCGCGCGGAGCAGGCCCGCGACGAACCCATCGTCGGACGCTGGGGTGGACCGGAGGAAAGATGA
- a CDS encoding class I SAM-dependent RNA methyltransferase produces MTQDRATDWTGRVLRLRVEGPAHGGEFVARHEGRVVFCRGGVTGELVDVHIDDDPGRAFCRGTVQSVIEASPDRVEPACPAAAAGAGCCDWSHIAADAARRYAGRILTEQVTRIGRIDLPDAPVAVEVPAGDPASTGWRTVARWITGRDGVPGVRRARSRDQVAEQCSQPDPRLRQAVSETSFGPGREVLGVLGDDGAVHIATRAAIDDAPRGRGGRSRQSAATRARARHSRAAGWEIVTGEPTVVRRVGDHEWRVPLAGFWQAHRSAATHYSNGVRAAVSHTPQLSAAPVVWDLYGGAGLFAAGVREEIPNARVTIVESASASVEGATHAFGDTPDGGIRTVRSRVETFLEDRDTRPGEHTDPEVVILDPPRGGAGIPVMQRLAAIGPSRIVHVGCDPASLARDIGVLVAAGWTLTDLRGVAAFPGTHHVEGIAVLDVPRRP; encoded by the coding sequence ATGACCCAGGACCGAGCGACCGATTGGACGGGCCGTGTACTGCGGCTGCGGGTGGAGGGGCCCGCGCACGGGGGAGAGTTCGTGGCGCGCCACGAGGGTCGAGTGGTGTTCTGTCGCGGCGGTGTCACCGGAGAACTCGTCGATGTCCACATCGACGACGACCCAGGTCGCGCCTTCTGCCGAGGGACGGTGCAGTCGGTGATCGAGGCCTCCCCGGACCGCGTAGAACCAGCGTGTCCGGCGGCAGCTGCCGGCGCAGGGTGCTGCGACTGGAGCCACATCGCAGCCGACGCGGCCCGCAGGTACGCCGGGCGGATCCTGACCGAACAGGTGACCAGGATCGGCCGGATCGATCTTCCGGACGCACCGGTCGCCGTCGAGGTCCCCGCCGGGGATCCCGCCTCGACGGGTTGGCGTACCGTCGCCCGCTGGATCACCGGCCGCGACGGGGTGCCCGGGGTGCGCAGGGCCCGCTCCCGGGATCAGGTGGCCGAGCAGTGCAGCCAGCCTGACCCCCGTCTTCGCCAGGCGGTGTCCGAGACCTCGTTCGGTCCGGGTCGCGAGGTGCTGGGGGTCCTCGGTGACGATGGGGCTGTTCATATAGCCACCCGCGCGGCCATCGACGACGCGCCGCGTGGACGGGGCGGCCGGTCCCGGCAATCCGCAGCGACCCGCGCCCGCGCGCGTCACTCGCGGGCCGCCGGTTGGGAGATCGTCACCGGAGAGCCCACCGTCGTGCGACGAGTAGGCGACCATGAGTGGAGGGTGCCGCTCGCGGGCTTCTGGCAGGCACACCGCTCCGCCGCGACCCACTACAGCAATGGTGTGCGCGCCGCGGTGTCCCACACGCCGCAACTGTCCGCCGCCCCAGTGGTGTGGGACCTCTACGGCGGCGCCGGGTTGTTCGCGGCAGGGGTGCGGGAGGAGATCCCGAACGCACGAGTGACGATCGTGGAGTCAGCGTCAGCGTCGGTGGAAGGCGCGACGCACGCCTTCGGTGACACGCCCGACGGGGGAATTCGCACCGTGCGGTCCCGTGTTGAGACCTTCCTCGAGGACCGCGACACCCGACCGGGGGAGCACACTGATCCTGAGGTCGTCATTCTCGACCCACCACGTGGCGGGGCGGGGATACCGGTCATGCAGCGACTGGCCGCCATCGGTCCGTCCCGGATCGTCCACGTGGGCTGCGATCCGGCAAGTCTGGCGCGCGACATCGGCGTTCTCGTGGCCGCCGGGTGGACGCTCACGGACCTACGTGGCGTGGCCGCCTTCCCGGGCACCCATCACGTCGAGGGGATCGCCGTGCTGGACGTGCCACGCCGCCCCTGA
- the dxs gene encoding 1-deoxy-D-xylulose-5-phosphate synthase, producing MSVLEQVDGPSDLRRLDPEELGRLCGEIREFLIRKVAATGGHLGPNLGVVELTVALHRVFDSPRDPIVFDTGHQSYVHKILTGRRDQFDGLRTRGGLSGYPCRAESEHDVVESSHATASLAYSDGLAKAFSLRGETDRTVVTVIGDGALTGGMAWEALNNIAAAKDRPMVIVVNDNGRSYSPTIGGIAERLGALRLQPAYEKAMDRTKSALTARKDRVGKAIYTVLHGIKAGVKDVVSPQELFADLGLKYMGPVDGHNLAATEAALRLAKDFGGPVVVHVVTRKGMGYVHAENNEADQMHATGVIDPETGKPLTPSSSVDWTSVFSEELCAIGAERDDVVAITAAMAGPTGLAAFGERFPDRMYDVGIAEQHAVASAAGLALGGLHPVVAVYSTFLNRAFDQLLMDVALLRQPVTMVLDRSGVTGPDGASHNGMWDLSLTGIIPGVRVAAPRDAVTLRQELREAVSIDDGPTVVRFPKGSVGDPIPALATSEDGVDRVYGPGDAEVLVVAVGSLVGTAIAAARELEAGGVSVDVLDPRWVYPVPASIVEASRRRRLVVTVEDNGLHGGVGSAVSACLDSAAVRVDRIALGIPQQFLDHASRGEILADAGLTPEGIARSVRSRLI from the coding sequence ATGAGCGTGCTCGAACAGGTGGACGGCCCGTCCGATCTCCGGAGGCTGGACCCCGAGGAGTTGGGCCGACTGTGCGGGGAGATTCGCGAGTTCCTCATCCGCAAGGTCGCGGCCACGGGTGGTCACCTCGGGCCGAACCTCGGCGTCGTCGAACTGACAGTCGCGCTGCACCGGGTCTTCGACTCGCCGCGCGACCCCATCGTCTTCGACACCGGTCACCAGTCGTACGTCCACAAGATCCTCACCGGACGTCGGGATCAGTTCGACGGTCTCCGCACCCGCGGCGGGTTGTCGGGCTACCCGTGCCGCGCGGAGAGTGAGCACGACGTGGTCGAGTCCTCGCACGCTACGGCGTCTCTGGCGTACTCGGACGGGCTCGCCAAGGCATTTTCGCTGCGAGGGGAGACCGACAGGACGGTCGTCACCGTCATCGGCGACGGGGCGCTGACCGGCGGTATGGCATGGGAGGCGCTCAACAACATCGCCGCCGCCAAGGACCGCCCCATGGTGATCGTCGTCAACGACAACGGCCGGTCGTACTCGCCGACCATCGGAGGGATCGCCGAGCGGCTCGGCGCTCTGAGGCTCCAGCCGGCGTACGAGAAGGCGATGGACCGGACGAAGAGCGCACTGACCGCCCGCAAGGACCGCGTGGGCAAGGCCATCTACACGGTTCTCCACGGCATCAAGGCAGGCGTCAAGGACGTCGTATCACCGCAGGAGTTGTTCGCGGACCTCGGACTCAAATACATGGGGCCGGTTGACGGCCACAACCTTGCGGCGACAGAGGCCGCGCTTCGTCTCGCGAAGGACTTCGGCGGTCCGGTGGTGGTCCACGTTGTGACCCGGAAGGGGATGGGTTATGTCCACGCCGAGAACAACGAGGCCGACCAGATGCACGCCACCGGGGTCATCGATCCGGAGACCGGCAAGCCGCTGACACCCTCGTCCTCGGTGGACTGGACGTCCGTGTTCTCTGAGGAGCTGTGTGCGATCGGCGCCGAGCGCGACGACGTCGTGGCCATCACGGCCGCGATGGCGGGGCCGACTGGACTGGCGGCGTTCGGGGAGCGGTTCCCGGACCGGATGTACGACGTGGGTATCGCCGAACAGCACGCCGTGGCCTCGGCCGCGGGGCTCGCCCTGGGCGGGTTGCACCCCGTCGTGGCCGTGTATTCGACCTTTCTCAACCGGGCATTCGACCAATTACTCATGGACGTCGCGCTGCTCCGCCAACCGGTCACCATGGTGCTGGACCGTTCGGGCGTCACCGGTCCGGATGGTGCAAGCCACAATGGGATGTGGGACTTGTCGCTGACCGGCATCATCCCCGGAGTGCGGGTGGCCGCGCCACGGGACGCAGTGACCCTGCGGCAGGAACTCCGCGAAGCAGTCTCGATAGACGACGGCCCCACCGTCGTCCGGTTTCCGAAAGGGTCGGTGGGTGACCCGATACCCGCCCTCGCCACGTCCGAGGACGGAGTGGACCGCGTGTACGGCCCCGGTGATGCCGAGGTCCTCGTCGTGGCGGTGGGGTCGTTGGTCGGGACCGCGATCGCCGCGGCACGCGAGCTCGAGGCCGGGGGTGTCTCCGTGGACGTCCTGGACCCACGGTGGGTCTACCCCGTGCCTGCGTCGATAGTGGAGGCCTCCCGTCGACGCCGGCTAGTCGTCACGGTAGAGGACAACGGACTGCACGGGGGTGTCGGTTCGGCAGTGTCCGCATGCCTCGATTCCGCGGCGGTGCGAGTCGATCGCATCGCGCTCGGGATACCACAGCAGTTCCTCGATCACGCCTCGAGGGGCGAGATCCTCGCCGACGCCGGATTGACCCCCGAGGGGATCGCCCGCAGCGTCCGGTCTCGTCTGATCTGA